Within the Miscanthus floridulus cultivar M001 chromosome 2, ASM1932011v1, whole genome shotgun sequence genome, the region CCAAAGTTCTGATAAAAAACTTATGCTAATAAGTTCTGCTCTGCAAAATGTTATATTATAAAAGTTGTGATATATAAGTTGTAGTAATAAGTTAGGCACAAAAATTATGTGTATAACTTAgtaactttcgaaaaaaggggaAAATTATGTGTATAACTTGCTTGTATAACTTAGATATATAATTTGAGAAATGACTTAAATGTAAAGTTGGACGTACCAGTTATATTCAAAAACTTAGATGTATAATTTAATATCGTAACATATTAGCAGAAATACAAAACTATGTACGAAATAACTtgtgtaaaaaaaataaaaaggtaaaaaaaaaatagaaaacaaaagagaaAGATGGTGGAGACACGTGGGCTCGTTTGGTCCGATCATTCGCTGGATTAGAAACCGGTGAACGAACGCGGGAATGGAATTGGGTGCGTGCACGGTTCGTGGTAAAGAGCGTAATTTCTCCTGGAGCCCACGTAGGTCGGACAGAAGGCAGTATGCAAACGGTAAAGATCTAGATCTATCGTCGTGTTGTCGTCAACGTGGTAAAGAGCGTCATTTCCCTGGAGCCCACCTAATAAGGCTAATAATAATGTCTTGTCAACGGGCTTGAATAGTATGCAAGGCGGGGCTGCTAAGAGATTTGGTCGTCGATTCGTGCAGCGTATGTACCTACTGCTGATATGCTAGAATAATGTGCCTGCTTGTGGCGTAGATTTCTCTGTGAAAGATAAGATTTCTGGAGCAAATGCCAACATGCATTACAAAAAGCGTCAAACGCCTCAAATCACTCGTGAAGAGGAGAGAGACATCTTATTACAAGCGGAAAAAGGGGACGAAATATATAGGAAACGGGACCCTCCAATCATATCCAACCAATGACGGCGACGTGCCGGCATTTTACTCGCTGCCCGGGCCGGAGGTAGCTTTGGTGACGCCGGTGAAGACGACACTTGTGCCGAGCAGCTCCGTGCCGACCTCGGCGGTGAAGGTGTCGTAACGGAGGAAGAGCTCGACGAGGAAGAGCCTGCCGACGAGCACCACAAAGTTCTTGCCGGGGCACTGCTTGTTGTGGACGCTGGGGTTCTCGGTCTCGCGGCCGTTGGACCAGTACACGTACTGCAGCAGCTTGCTGCCCTCCTCGCCGACGAACCGGTCGGGCACGAACTCCTTGGCCGTGGCGCCGAACACGCGGGGGTCCCTGGTGGCGCACGGCTGGTAGCCGAACAGCATCTCGCCCTTCTTCACCTGGAACACGGCGTCGTGGCTCTCGATCTGCAGGTCCTTCTTGGCGTGCCCGTACTGGAACTTGACGGGCGGGTCCAGGCGCAGCGACTCCCACACCACCGACTTGGCCAGCTCCATCTTCTCCACCGCCGCCAGGGTGACCTTGCCGCCGGCCTCGGCCACGGCGCCGCGGATCTCGTCGACCAGCTTCTCGTGGAGCTTCTCCCCGGCGCTGGCGACGTTGGCCAGGAGGCCCGGGAACAGCACCTTGAGCCCGCCGTAGCTGTTGAAGGTGGTGGCGAAGAGCAGGTTGTGGCAGGCCTCCTCGCGCGACAGGCCCAGGCCCTCGGCGGTGTCCAGCGCCTGCTTCGCCGCCGTGGAGAAGTACTTGTACAGCGCCTTGTAGTCGCCCTTGACGAGGAAGGGCGGGAGGTGGAACGTGTGCAGCAGCGGCTCCTCGAGGACCATGGGGAGGCCGAGCGTGACGAGCGGGTGGAGCTGCCAGATGAGCCACTTGGCCGCCTTGGTCGGGCCTCCCTTGCCGAGGTCCGTCGCCGAGGGCCGCACGCCGAAGTAGGCCTCGCCGATGAAATCGAAGGAGGTGACGTCGTTGAGCTTGTTGAACTCGGCCTTGCCGGCCTTGGCGAGCTCCGACTCGACGGTGGCGAGCAGCGCGGAGAAGTTGGAGCGGAAGGTCGGTATGACGTCGTCCTTGCGCGAGAGCAGGAGGGAGAAGAGCAGCTGCTTCACCTTGGTGTGGGTGGTCTCGGAGGGGTCCAGGTAGGAGCAGACCCGGTAGCCGCCGGTGAGGGAGGTGGAGGG harbors:
- the LOC136535210 gene encoding allene oxide synthase 2-like, which encodes MASSDGGSSAPKEVPGSYGLPLVGAVRDRLDFYYFQGQDKYFESRVERYGSTVVRMNVPPGPFMARDPRVVAVLDAKSFPVLFDMDKVEKKDLFTGTYMPSTSLTGGYRVCSYLDPSETTHTKVKQLLFSLLLSRKDDVIPTFRSNFSALLATVESELAKAGKAEFNKLNDVTSFDFIGEAYFGVRPSATDLGKGGPTKAAKWLIWQLHPLVTLGLPMVLEEPLLHTFHLPPFLVKGDYKALYKYFSTAAKQALDTAEGLGLSREEACHNLLFATTFNSYGGLKVLFPGLLANVASAGEKLHEKLVDEIRGAVAEAGGKVTLAAVEKMELAKSVVWESLRLDPPVKFQYGHAKKDLQIESHDAVFQVKKGEMLFGYQPCATRDPRVFGATAKEFVPDRFVGEEGSKLLQYVYWSNGRETENPSVHNKQCPGKNFVVLVGRLFLVELFLRYDTFTAEVGTELLGTSVVFTGVTKATSGPGSE